The Peribacillus sp. FSL E2-0218 genome contains a region encoding:
- a CDS encoding solute carrier family 23 protein: MEEVKRDIVLDVEDVPKVGQWITLSIQHLFAMFGATVLVPFLVGLSPAVALVSSGLGTLSYLLITKGQIPAYLGSSFAFITPIIAAKALGGPEAAMIGCFAAGLIYGIVALVIQKVGLRWLMNLLPPVVVGPVIIVIGLSLAGTAVDMAMYDPKHEYSVTYIVIALITLAVTIICNVFFKGFLNLIPILMGIIVGYGCSAAAGIIDYSPIKKADWFEMPDFMFPYVTYTPTFSWEVIAIMVPVAIVTLSEHIGHQMVLSKVVGRNFLEKPGLHRSILGDGAGIMIGSFIGGPPLTSYGENIGVLTMTKAYSVYIIGGAALAAIIFGFNGKISAVISSIPTAVMGGISILLFGIIASSGLRMLVDNKVDFDKKRNLMIASVILVLGIGGAFVQLSETVSLSGMALSAIVGILLNLILPDREKISADIFGK; this comes from the coding sequence ATGGAAGAAGTAAAAAGGGACATCGTACTTGATGTTGAGGACGTGCCAAAGGTTGGTCAATGGATTACACTAAGCATCCAGCATTTGTTCGCCATGTTCGGCGCGACGGTGCTCGTGCCATTCTTGGTGGGGTTAAGCCCAGCGGTTGCCCTGGTTTCAAGCGGGTTGGGAACACTATCTTACCTATTGATTACCAAGGGGCAGATACCCGCTTACCTTGGCTCATCCTTCGCCTTCATCACGCCCATCATCGCGGCAAAGGCGTTAGGGGGGCCTGAGGCGGCCATGATTGGCTGTTTTGCAGCCGGATTGATATATGGGATAGTAGCCCTGGTCATCCAAAAAGTCGGCTTGCGCTGGTTAATGAATTTACTTCCTCCGGTCGTGGTAGGTCCGGTCATTATCGTAATCGGGCTAAGCCTTGCCGGAACGGCCGTGGATATGGCCATGTATGATCCGAAGCATGAATATAGTGTGACATATATAGTAATAGCGCTGATTACATTAGCGGTAACCATCATCTGTAACGTATTCTTTAAAGGCTTCCTTAACTTGATCCCGATATTAATGGGGATTATAGTGGGCTATGGCTGTTCGGCTGCAGCAGGAATAATAGATTACTCACCAATCAAGAAAGCAGACTGGTTTGAAATGCCGGATTTCATGTTTCCATATGTCACCTATACCCCGACCTTCTCATGGGAAGTCATTGCCATCATGGTACCCGTGGCCATCGTCACATTATCCGAGCACATCGGACACCAGATGGTTTTGAGTAAGGTAGTCGGCAGAAATTTTTTGGAAAAACCCGGCTTGCACCGCTCGATCCTTGGGGATGGAGCTGGTATCATGATAGGCTCCTTCATTGGGGGTCCGCCGCTGACATCTTATGGTGAAAATATCGGGGTCCTGACGATGACAAAGGCATACAGTGTATACATCATCGGCGGCGCAGCATTGGCTGCAATCATCTTTGGCTTCAACGGTAAGATTTCAGCGGTCATCAGCTCGATACCAACAGCGGTAATGGGCGGGATTTCAATCCTGCTCTTCGGAATCATCGCTTCAAGCGGGCTGAGGATGCTGGTTGATAATAAGGTTGATTTCGACAAAAAAAGAAACCTGATGATCGCTTCAGTCATACTAGTGTTGGGGATCGGGGGAGCATTCGTGCAACTATCGGAAACGGTTTCGCTTTCCGGAATGGCACTTTCGGCAATCGTCGGCATCCTGCTTAACCTGATCTTACCTGACCGTGAAAAAATATCAGCGGATATCTTTGGAAAATAA
- a CDS encoding aspartate carbamoyltransferase catalytic subunit — protein MKKLFTMNELNVTEIEGILHEAEGFANGSSWQPKLQTMVANLFFEPSTRTKSSFEMAERKLGLEVIPFDAGTSSILKGETLYDTVKTLEAIGVNALIIRHEQDHYFDELKEKIRIPIINAGDGCGNHPTQSLLDLLTIKQEFDSFKGLKIAIIGDVRHSRVAKSNAEALTRLGAEVVFSGPPEWFDGEKGLGRYQDIDEAIATSDVVMLLRIQHERHSEKYNHANGDYLERFGLTKKREKNMKQDAIIMHPAPINRGVEIDSDLVECSRSRIFKQMENGVFIRMAVLKNVLEQTEGGMNHENCDQKWSIAR, from the coding sequence ATGAAAAAATTATTCACGATGAATGAATTGAACGTTACTGAAATTGAAGGAATCCTTCATGAAGCGGAGGGATTTGCCAATGGATCGAGCTGGCAACCTAAACTGCAGACCATGGTTGCCAACCTTTTCTTTGAACCTAGCACACGTACCAAATCAAGTTTTGAAATGGCGGAAAGGAAACTTGGCTTGGAGGTCATTCCTTTTGATGCCGGCACTTCATCCATATTAAAAGGAGAAACCTTGTATGACACGGTTAAAACGCTTGAGGCAATAGGCGTCAACGCTTTGATCATCCGGCATGAGCAAGATCATTATTTTGACGAATTGAAAGAGAAAATCAGGATTCCGATAATCAATGCCGGGGATGGATGCGGAAATCACCCGACCCAGTCATTGCTCGACTTATTAACGATAAAACAAGAGTTTGATAGTTTCAAAGGTCTGAAGATTGCGATAATCGGCGATGTGAGACATAGTCGGGTCGCCAAATCGAATGCTGAGGCATTAACGCGCTTAGGAGCGGAGGTCGTATTCTCAGGTCCGCCTGAGTGGTTTGACGGAGAAAAAGGTTTGGGAAGGTATCAGGACATCGATGAAGCGATAGCGACATCTGATGTGGTCATGCTGCTTAGAATCCAGCATGAAAGGCATAGTGAAAAATACAATCATGCGAATGGGGACTATCTGGAACGTTTTGGCCTGACGAAGAAACGTGAAAAAAATATGAAGCAGGACGCGATCATCATGCATCCTGCACCAATAAACCGCGGTGTTGAAATTGACAGTGATTTAGTCGAATGCAGCCGCTCTAGAATTTTTAAACAGATGGAAAATGGCGTGTTCATTAGAATGGCCGTGTTGAAAAATGTGCTCGAACAAACCGAAGGGGGAATGAACCATGAAAACTGTGATCAAAAATGGAGTATTGCTAGATAA
- a CDS encoding dihydroorotase, translating to MKTVIKNGVLLDNQNSFKKADIEMEGKVITKIGEDLATENCKVVDAKGLLITAGFIDLHVHLREPGGEHKETIESGTLAAARGGFTTVAAMPNTRPVPDTVDHLDALNRKIEETAHVRVLPYASITIREAGKELTDFSSLKQAGAFAFTDDGVGIQEAGMMLEAMKRAAAQDMAIVAHCEDNSLINKGSVHEGRFSKEQGINGIPSVCEAVHIARDILLAEAADCHYHVCHISTKESVRTVRDAKRAGIRVTAEVTPHHLLLCEDDIPGLDANYKMNPPLRGREDRDALIEGLLDGTIDFIATDHAPHGAEEKAEGMQLAPFGIVGLETAFPLLYTELVKKEVLTLKQLVDFLTIKPSESFSLPYGELKEGAIADIVLIDLEAEKEINVEEFASKGKNTPFNEKKCYGWPVMTISEGKIAWEKGRVQQ from the coding sequence ATGAAAACTGTGATCAAAAATGGAGTATTGCTAGATAATCAAAACTCATTCAAAAAAGCGGACATTGAAATGGAAGGAAAGGTCATCACGAAAATCGGCGAGGACTTGGCTACGGAAAATTGCAAGGTAGTTGATGCAAAAGGGTTGCTTATAACGGCAGGCTTCATTGATTTGCACGTCCATTTACGCGAGCCGGGCGGTGAACATAAGGAAACGATCGAAAGCGGAACGCTTGCAGCAGCAAGGGGCGGTTTCACTACGGTTGCTGCGATGCCCAATACAAGGCCCGTTCCTGATACAGTGGACCACCTAGATGCTCTCAATCGGAAAATCGAAGAAACGGCACATGTACGGGTCCTTCCTTATGCATCCATCACGATAAGGGAAGCGGGCAAAGAACTAACAGACTTTTCTTCATTGAAACAAGCTGGCGCTTTCGCTTTTACGGACGACGGAGTAGGGATTCAAGAAGCGGGGATGATGCTTGAAGCGATGAAGCGGGCTGCCGCCCAAGATATGGCGATTGTCGCTCATTGTGAAGATAATAGCTTGATCAATAAAGGCTCCGTCCATGAAGGGAGATTCTCTAAAGAGCAGGGAATCAATGGAATTCCGTCTGTATGCGAAGCTGTACATATCGCCAGGGATATCCTCCTTGCGGAAGCGGCGGACTGCCACTATCACGTTTGCCACATATCGACGAAGGAATCGGTCAGAACAGTACGCGATGCCAAACGTGCAGGCATTCGGGTGACAGCCGAGGTTACTCCGCATCACTTATTATTGTGTGAAGATGATATACCGGGGCTTGATGCCAATTATAAAATGAATCCGCCTTTAAGAGGTCGTGAAGATCGGGACGCATTGATTGAAGGGCTGCTGGATGGGACCATCGATTTCATTGCAACGGACCATGCTCCACATGGAGCAGAGGAAAAAGCAGAAGGAATGCAGCTGGCTCCATTTGGAATAGTAGGATTGGAAACGGCCTTTCCGCTGCTATATACCGAATTGGTCAAAAAGGAAGTTTTGACCTTGAAGCAATTGGTCGACTTCTTGACAATCAAGCCATCTGAAAGCTTTTCCCTTCCATATGGGGAACTGAAGGAAGGCGCCATTGCCGATATCGTGCTCATTGACTTGGAAGCGGAAAAAGAAATTAATGTAGAAGAGTTTGCATCAAAAGGGAAAAATACACCTTTCAATGAAAAGAAATGCTATGGCTGGCCGGTCATGACGATTTCAGAAGGTAAAATAGCTTGGGAAAAAGGACGTGTTCAACAATGA
- a CDS encoding carbamoyl phosphate synthase small subunit, translated as MKRQLILEDGTIFLGEAFGGDVEKIGEVVFNTGMTGYQEILSDPSYCGQIVTLTYPLIGNYGINRGDFESINPAIAGFVVKETADHPSNWRSQSSLDEYLKMKNIPGISGIDTRKLTRIIRKSGALKGAICNIGKDAEEVISQLKATVIPTNQVKQVSTKAPYSSPGRGPRVVLVDYGMKHGILRELTKRGCDVVVVPYNVTAEQVLQYHPDGVMLSNGPGDPKSVHEALEMIRTIQTKVPLFGICLGHQLFALANGADTEKLKFGHRGSNHPVKELRTGKVSITSQNHGYTVEPLSIEQTELIVTHTALNDDTIEGLRHKKYPAFTVQYHPEASPGPEDANYLFNEFLQMIETATTKGEETCQNAMI; from the coding sequence ATGAAAAGACAGTTAATCTTAGAAGACGGAACGATTTTCCTTGGGGAAGCATTCGGCGGGGACGTAGAAAAAATCGGTGAGGTCGTTTTTAATACAGGGATGACAGGATATCAAGAAATCCTTTCCGATCCATCATATTGTGGCCAAATTGTCACACTGACGTATCCATTGATTGGAAACTATGGAATTAATAGGGGTGATTTTGAATCAATCAACCCTGCTATCGCTGGGTTTGTCGTTAAAGAAACGGCAGATCATCCGTCCAACTGGCGCAGCCAATCATCTCTTGATGAATATTTGAAAATGAAGAACATACCCGGAATAAGCGGTATCGATACAAGGAAGCTGACAAGGATCATCAGGAAATCTGGTGCCCTGAAAGGTGCGATCTGCAACATCGGCAAAGATGCTGAAGAAGTTATCTCACAACTGAAGGCAACGGTGATTCCAACCAATCAGGTGAAACAGGTTTCTACGAAAGCACCGTATTCAAGTCCAGGCAGGGGTCCCCGGGTCGTCCTTGTGGACTATGGAATGAAGCATGGAATTTTGCGTGAGCTGACCAAGCGCGGCTGTGATGTAGTGGTCGTACCATACAACGTCACGGCTGAGCAAGTGTTGCAATATCATCCGGACGGCGTGATGCTTTCTAACGGACCTGGAGATCCGAAAAGCGTTCATGAGGCGCTTGAAATGATACGCACCATCCAAACAAAAGTGCCATTATTCGGAATCTGTTTGGGACATCAACTTTTCGCCCTTGCAAATGGAGCAGATACGGAAAAGTTAAAATTCGGCCATCGAGGATCAAACCATCCTGTAAAGGAACTTCGCACCGGGAAGGTATCCATCACTTCTCAAAATCATGGTTATACGGTCGAACCGCTTTCCATCGAACAGACGGAGCTTATTGTGACCCATACGGCGTTGAATGACGATACGATTGAAGGACTGCGCCATAAAAAATATCCAGCCTTCACGGTACAATACCATCCTGAAGCTTCACCTGGACCGGAAGACGCCAACTACTTATTCAATGAATTCTTACAAATGATCGAGACTGCAACCACCAAGGGGGAAGAAACATGCCAAAACGCAATGATATAA
- the carB gene encoding carbamoyl-phosphate synthase large subunit translates to MPKRNDIKSILVIGSGPIVIGQAAEFDYAGTQACMALKEEGYRVILINSNPATIMTDSEMADAVYIEPITLEFVSKIIRKERPDALLPTLGGQTGLNMAVELSEAGILEECNVQILGTKLSAIQQAEDRDLFRTLMNDLGEPVPDSDIIHNLEEAYTFVERVGYPVIVRPAFTLGGTGGGICDDEEQLIEIVEGGLKSSPVHQCLLEKSIAGFKEVEYEVMRDSNDNAIVVCNMENFDPVGVHTGDSIVAAPSQTLSDREYQMLRNTSLKIIRALKIEGGCNVQLALDPDSYQYYVIEVNPRVSRSSALASKATGYPIAKLAAKIAVGLTLDEMMNPVTGKTYASFEPALDYVVTKIPRWPFDKFESANRRLGTQMKATGEVMAIGRTFEESILKAVRSLEAGIYHLELNDEFGDEKIEKRIRKAGDERLFYIGEALRRGKTIETIHEWSQIDLFFLHKLKKIIDFEKELLEHSFECEVLQKAKELGFSDKTIAEIWKVPEIEVYEFRKQQGIIPVYKMVDTCAAEFESETPYFYGTYEDENESIVTDKKSVIVLGSGPIRIGQGVEFDYATVHSVWAIKEAGYEAIIINNNPETVSTDFSISDKLYFEPLTLEDVMHVIDLEKPEGVIVQFGGQTAINLAEGLVERGVKILGTSLEDLDRAENRNKFERALQDLGIPQPKGKTATSVDEAIVIAEDIGYPVLVRPSYVLGGRAMEIVYKQEELLHYMKNAVKINPDHPVLIDRYLTGKEVEVDGISDGKTVVIPGIMEHIERAGVHSGDSIAVYPPQNLTEKQKQVIIDYTTRLAKGLNIIGLLNIQYVISNEEVYVIEVNPRSSRTVPFLSKITNVPMANLATKVILGHSLESQGYQSGLVAEQSGVYVKVPVFSFAKLRGVDISLGPEMKSTGEVMGKDSTLEKALYKGLVASGFKIQGHGSVLLTISDKDKQEALLLARRFHNIGFKLIATSGTAALLKQSGIPTAIVGKIGEEGRNLLDVIRNGEAQFVINTLTKGKQPARDGFRIRRESVENGVTCLTSLDTAEAILRVIESMTFSAEAMGKMEKSREVSYI, encoded by the coding sequence ATGCCAAAACGCAATGATATAAAAAGCATCCTAGTGATCGGGTCAGGTCCGATCGTCATCGGCCAGGCAGCCGAATTCGATTATGCCGGAACCCAAGCATGCATGGCCTTGAAAGAGGAAGGCTACCGAGTAATCCTGATTAACTCTAACCCTGCTACCATCATGACAGACAGTGAAATGGCCGATGCGGTTTATATCGAACCGATCACATTGGAATTTGTCAGCAAAATCATTCGTAAAGAGCGTCCTGATGCACTGTTGCCTACACTTGGCGGTCAGACTGGGCTGAATATGGCCGTTGAATTGTCCGAAGCGGGAATTCTGGAAGAATGTAATGTGCAGATCCTTGGGACGAAACTTTCCGCGATTCAGCAAGCGGAAGATAGAGATCTTTTCCGTACCCTCATGAACGATCTTGGGGAGCCCGTTCCTGACAGTGATATCATTCATAACCTGGAAGAGGCTTACACATTCGTGGAGCGGGTCGGATATCCGGTCATCGTCCGCCCGGCCTTCACGCTTGGCGGAACGGGCGGCGGAATTTGCGATGACGAGGAGCAACTGATCGAGATCGTGGAGGGCGGCCTGAAAAGCAGTCCCGTCCACCAATGTCTGCTCGAAAAAAGCATTGCCGGTTTCAAAGAGGTGGAATATGAAGTGATGCGTGATTCGAACGATAATGCCATTGTCGTTTGTAATATGGAAAACTTCGACCCTGTCGGCGTCCATACAGGAGATTCTATCGTTGCGGCACCAAGCCAAACGTTAAGTGACAGAGAGTATCAAATGCTCAGAAATACATCCTTGAAAATTATCCGTGCCCTGAAAATTGAAGGAGGATGCAATGTTCAACTAGCCTTGGATCCGGATAGCTACCAATATTACGTCATTGAAGTGAACCCGAGGGTGAGCCGTTCGTCAGCACTTGCTTCAAAGGCAACTGGATATCCGATTGCCAAGCTTGCAGCAAAAATCGCGGTTGGCTTGACGCTTGATGAAATGATGAACCCGGTCACAGGCAAAACCTATGCGAGCTTTGAACCGGCCCTGGACTATGTTGTAACGAAAATCCCGCGCTGGCCATTCGATAAGTTCGAAAGTGCCAACCGGAGGCTCGGTACGCAAATGAAGGCGACGGGGGAAGTCATGGCAATCGGCCGTACCTTCGAAGAATCGATCCTGAAAGCTGTTCGTTCCCTTGAAGCCGGCATATACCATCTTGAATTGAATGACGAGTTTGGGGATGAAAAAATAGAGAAACGGATCCGTAAAGCGGGAGATGAGCGGTTATTCTATATCGGCGAAGCTTTAAGAAGGGGAAAAACGATCGAAACCATTCATGAATGGAGCCAAATCGATTTATTCTTCCTCCATAAGCTGAAAAAGATCATTGACTTTGAAAAGGAACTGCTGGAACATTCCTTTGAATGTGAAGTTCTGCAAAAAGCTAAAGAACTTGGTTTTTCTGACAAAACGATTGCAGAAATATGGAAAGTTCCCGAAATCGAAGTCTATGAATTTCGGAAACAACAAGGAATCATCCCTGTTTACAAAATGGTCGATACTTGTGCGGCGGAATTCGAATCGGAAACACCTTATTTCTATGGAACATATGAAGATGAAAATGAATCCATCGTGACCGATAAGAAAAGCGTCATTGTCCTGGGGTCAGGTCCCATCCGGATCGGCCAAGGCGTGGAATTTGATTATGCGACTGTACATTCGGTCTGGGCCATCAAAGAAGCGGGCTATGAAGCGATCATCATCAACAATAATCCGGAAACAGTTTCAACGGATTTCAGCATCTCCGATAAACTTTATTTCGAACCTTTGACACTGGAAGATGTCATGCATGTCATCGATTTGGAAAAACCGGAAGGGGTCATCGTCCAGTTCGGAGGACAAACGGCAATCAACCTCGCGGAGGGCTTGGTTGAAAGAGGCGTGAAAATCCTTGGCACTTCATTGGAAGACCTCGACAGGGCGGAAAACCGCAATAAATTCGAGAGGGCCCTGCAGGATTTAGGCATCCCGCAGCCAAAGGGAAAAACGGCTACATCTGTTGACGAAGCGATCGTCATTGCGGAAGATATCGGTTATCCGGTTTTGGTCAGACCTTCATATGTACTGGGCGGAAGAGCGATGGAAATCGTCTATAAACAAGAAGAATTGCTGCATTATATGAAAAATGCCGTGAAGATCAACCCGGATCATCCGGTGCTTATAGACCGATACTTGACGGGTAAAGAAGTTGAAGTCGACGGAATATCCGATGGCAAAACGGTCGTCATCCCAGGAATCATGGAGCATATCGAGCGTGCGGGCGTCCACTCAGGTGATTCGATTGCCGTCTATCCGCCCCAGAATTTAACGGAGAAACAGAAACAAGTGATCATCGACTACACGACAAGACTGGCAAAAGGCTTGAATATAATTGGTCTCTTGAACATTCAATATGTCATCAGCAACGAGGAAGTATATGTCATTGAAGTGAATCCGCGCTCAAGCAGGACCGTTCCATTCTTGAGTAAAATTACGAATGTGCCGATGGCTAACTTAGCCACGAAGGTGATTCTAGGACACTCGCTTGAAAGCCAAGGTTACCAGTCCGGTTTAGTCGCCGAACAATCCGGGGTTTATGTGAAAGTGCCGGTCTTCTCCTTTGCTAAATTAAGAGGTGTGGATATTTCCCTCGGACCTGAAATGAAATCGACCGGTGAAGTAATGGGGAAAGATAGCACCCTTGAAAAGGCTTTATATAAAGGGCTTGTCGCTTCCGGATTCAAAATTCAAGGTCATGGTTCTGTTTTATTGACGATATCGGATAAAGATAAGCAAGAAGCACTGCTGTTGGCAAGACGGTTCCATAATATCGGGTTCAAGCTAATCGCCACAAGCGGAACTGCGGCCCTATTGAAGCAATCAGGCATCCCGACTGCAATTGTCGGTAAAATCGGTGAAGAAGGTAGGAACCTGCTCGATGTCATCAGAAATGGGGAAGCGCAATTCGTCATTAATACACTGACAAAAGGAAAGCAGCCTGCACGTGATGGATTCAGGATTCGCCGTGAATCGGTTGAAAATGGAGTGACATGCCTAACATCTCTCGACACGGCAGAAGCGATTTTAAGAGTGATAGAGTCGATGACCTTCTCGGCTGAAGCTATGGGGAAAATGGAAAAAAGTCGTGAGGTGAGCTATATATGA
- a CDS encoding dihydroorotate dehydrogenase electron transfer subunit codes for MIKKERMKVLAHKELAPSIFELTLQGELVSEMNQPGQFVQVKTTEGAEPLLRRPISISSYDSNEKRFTMIYRAEGKGTTLLSQRREAEAVDILGPLGNGFPVHEAKEGETALLVGGGIGVPPLYQLSQMLVANGVKVIHVLGFQTKSAIFYEKEFSELGDTYIATVDGSYGTAGFVTTVIDKLEQEFTTIFSCGPTPMLKALEAGYRQKKLYLSLEERMGCGIGACFACVCHTGDDPTGFSYKKVCSDGPVFRAGEVVL; via the coding sequence ATGATCAAGAAGGAAAGAATGAAGGTGTTAGCTCATAAAGAACTGGCCCCATCCATCTTTGAACTTACCCTGCAAGGGGAACTGGTTTCAGAAATGAACCAGCCAGGCCAGTTTGTTCAAGTCAAGACAACAGAAGGTGCTGAGCCATTGTTACGACGCCCGATTTCCATTTCTTCTTATGACAGCAATGAAAAACGGTTCACGATGATATACCGGGCTGAAGGAAAAGGAACGACGCTGCTATCACAGCGTAGAGAGGCTGAAGCGGTCGATATCCTAGGACCTCTAGGGAATGGGTTTCCCGTACATGAAGCAAAAGAGGGAGAAACGGCGTTATTGGTTGGCGGCGGTATTGGGGTTCCCCCCCTCTATCAACTATCACAGATGTTGGTCGCCAACGGGGTAAAAGTCATCCATGTATTGGGCTTCCAAACGAAGTCGGCGATTTTTTACGAAAAAGAGTTTAGTGAATTAGGTGATACGTATATTGCCACAGTGGACGGGTCATATGGAACAGCAGGATTTGTAACGACTGTGATCGACAAGCTGGAGCAGGAATTTACTACGATCTTTTCATGCGGACCGACGCCAATGCTGAAAGCGTTGGAAGCGGGCTATCGTCAGAAAAAGCTTTACCTGTCCCTTGAGGAAAGGATGGGCTGCGGCATCGGCGCCTGCTTTGCCTGTGTGTGTCATACAGGAGATGATCCAACTGGATTTAGTTATAAAAAGGTATGCAGTGATGGACCGGTATTCCGGGCAGGAGAGGTGGTACTATGA